The following are encoded together in the Candidatus Methylomirabilis oxygeniifera genome:
- the dapF gene encoding Diaminopimelate epimerase (DAP epimerase) yields the protein MDKLIFMKMSGSGNDFVVIDNRNGHLDIEPRTLAERICRRRISVGADGLILVEPSSVADFRMRILNADGSEAEMCGNGGRCVARFAEMLGIAGPHMAFETLAGIIRAWVDGSKVKLQISRPQGIRLHQSIEVDGAAHVVHSINTGVPHVVLFSTDLEAVPVRTLGRTIRFHPAFQPAGTNVNFATTVDGRTLAIRTYERGVEDETLACGTGTVASALVAATLGLVASPVRVQVRSGEMLTVSLTGNGPEYEEVFFEGEVRLVYQGELMADALKE from the coding sequence ATGGACAAGCTGATCTTTATGAAGATGAGCGGAAGCGGGAACGATTTTGTCGTCATCGACAACCGCAATGGCCATCTTGACATAGAGCCAAGGACATTAGCCGAACGGATCTGTCGGCGGCGGATATCGGTTGGAGCCGACGGCCTGATTCTGGTCGAGCCTTCCTCAGTAGCGGATTTCCGCATGCGGATCCTGAACGCAGACGGCAGCGAGGCGGAGATGTGCGGTAATGGCGGCCGCTGCGTGGCCAGGTTTGCCGAGATGCTGGGGATCGCAGGACCCCACATGGCCTTTGAAACGCTGGCTGGAATAATCAGAGCGTGGGTAGACGGTTCCAAGGTCAAGCTGCAGATCAGTCGGCCACAGGGGATCCGCCTCCACCAATCGATTGAGGTGGATGGTGCCGCGCATGTGGTCCACAGTATCAATACAGGGGTGCCGCATGTCGTCCTGTTTTCTACCGACCTGGAGGCGGTCCCGGTCCGAACGCTGGGGCGCACCATCAGGTTTCATCCGGCCTTTCAACCCGCTGGGACCAATGTCAATTTTGCAACGACCGTTGACGGCCGCACACTGGCTATCCGGACCTACGAACGCGGCGTCGAGGACGAGACGCTGGCTTGCGGGACGGGGACCGTCGCCTCGGCGCTGGTGGCGGCCACGTTAGGGCTGGTCGCTTCCCCGGTGCGGGTACAGGTCAGGAGCGGTGAGATGCTGACGGTGTCTCTTACCGGGAATGGACCGGAATACGAGGAGGTCTTTTTCGAGGGGGAGGTCCGGCTGGTCTACCAGGGCGAACTGATGGCGGATGCGCTGAAAGAATAG
- the panB gene encoding 3-methyl-2-oxobutanoate hydroxymethyltransferase (Ketopantoate hydroxymethyltransferase) (KPHMT) — translation MTSQTVRTVTLQQMKREGRKITMLTAYDYPMALLVDRAGIDLILVGDSGGMTVLGYETTIPVTMDEMLMMTKAVTRAVKRAMIIADMPFMSYEAEPADAIRNAGRFIKEGLAHAVKVERGWPSLPCVRAIVEAGIPVMGHVGLTPQTAVLQEGLKVQGKGLDDARRILEDALALEQAGVFAIVLEAIPGALARVITDRLTVPTIGIGAGPHCDGQVLVLHDLLGLFDRFVPRFTKQYANLAGIIGDAVGQFRQDVIDCRFPEAEHTYPIDQETENALLEL, via the coding sequence ATGACCAGTCAGACGGTCAGGACGGTCACGCTGCAGCAGATGAAGCGCGAAGGGCGGAAGATCACCATGCTGACGGCGTATGATTATCCGATGGCGTTGCTGGTTGATCGTGCCGGGATCGATCTGATCCTGGTGGGTGACTCCGGCGGGATGACGGTCCTGGGATATGAGACGACGATCCCTGTCACCATGGACGAGATGCTCATGATGACCAAGGCAGTGACCCGCGCTGTCAAACGAGCCATGATAATTGCCGACATGCCGTTCATGTCGTATGAGGCCGAACCGGCCGATGCAATCAGAAACGCCGGGCGGTTCATAAAAGAGGGCCTGGCTCACGCTGTCAAGGTCGAGCGAGGTTGGCCTTCGCTCCCATGTGTGAGGGCGATTGTGGAGGCGGGGATTCCGGTCATGGGACATGTTGGGCTGACCCCACAAACGGCGGTCTTGCAGGAAGGGTTGAAGGTTCAGGGGAAAGGGCTCGACGACGCCCGCCGCATCCTTGAGGATGCTCTGGCGCTTGAGCAGGCGGGGGTCTTCGCGATCGTACTTGAGGCGATTCCCGGTGCGCTCGCCAGGGTTATTACCGACAGGTTGACGGTGCCTACCATCGGGATCGGCGCCGGGCCTCATTGTGACGGTCAGGTGCTGGTCCTCCACGACCTGCTCGGGCTGTTCGATCGTTTTGTCCCAAGGTTCACGAAGCAGTACGCGAATCTCGCCGGGATCATCGGCGATGCTGTGGGCCAATTTCGGCAGGACGTGATCGATTGCCGATTCCCTGAGGCCGAACATACATATCCGATCGACCAGGAGACCGAGAACGCCCTGCTGGAGCTGTAA
- a CDS encoding putative PLP-dependent aminotransferase, putative aspartate aminotransferase (Evidence 3 : Function proposed based on presence of conserved amino acid motif, structural feature or limited homology; Product type pe : putative enzyme), with the protein MGEPFSVAQRLSKLPPYLFAEIDRLKQDAIRRGMDIINLGVGDPDLPTPSHIIARMQQASADSRNHQYPSYEGMLSFRQAVADWYGKRFGVTLDPQTEVLSLIGSKEGIGHIPLAFIDPGDVVLVPDPGYPVYQAGTVFADGIPYFMPLTRERSFLPDLEAIPSEVLKKARIMFLNYPNNPTAAVASGAFFAEAVAFARRHRLILCHDAAYSEMAYDGYLPESLLAVEGAKDVAIEYHSLSKTYNMTGWRIGFAVGCREVLSGLGRIKTNLDSGVFQAVQEAAIAALNGPQECVEAMRAVYKERRDALVDGLLALGFVVDKPQATFYVWIGVPKEHTSASFASALLSDVGIVMTPGTGFGRSGEGYIRAALTVDVSRIREAIERIAASNLRPR; encoded by the coding sequence ATGGGAGAACCCTTTAGTGTGGCACAGCGGCTGTCAAAGCTGCCGCCGTATCTCTTTGCTGAAATCGACCGCTTGAAGCAGGACGCGATCCGTCGCGGCATGGATATCATCAACCTGGGAGTCGGCGACCCTGACCTGCCGACACCGTCGCACATCATCGCAAGGATGCAGCAGGCTTCGGCCGACTCGCGCAACCACCAGTACCCTTCATACGAAGGGATGCTGAGCTTTCGACAGGCCGTGGCCGACTGGTACGGTAAACGGTTCGGCGTGACGCTTGACCCGCAGACTGAGGTGCTGAGCCTGATCGGATCGAAAGAGGGGATCGGCCACATCCCCCTCGCGTTTATCGATCCGGGTGACGTCGTCCTGGTTCCCGATCCAGGCTATCCGGTGTATCAGGCAGGAACCGTCTTTGCCGACGGGATCCCGTACTTTATGCCGCTTACGCGGGAACGGTCGTTCCTGCCGGATCTTGAAGCGATCCCATCGGAGGTTCTGAAGAAGGCTCGGATCATGTTCCTGAACTACCCCAATAATCCGACGGCTGCTGTGGCGTCCGGGGCCTTTTTTGCCGAGGCGGTCGCCTTTGCGCGCAGACACCGGCTGATTCTCTGCCACGACGCAGCCTATTCCGAGATGGCGTACGACGGGTACCTGCCGGAGAGCCTCTTGGCGGTGGAGGGGGCAAAAGACGTGGCCATTGAGTACCATTCACTGTCCAAGACGTACAACATGACCGGATGGCGGATTGGATTTGCGGTCGGCTGCCGTGAGGTGCTGTCCGGCCTTGGCCGGATTAAGACCAACCTGGACTCAGGGGTCTTCCAGGCGGTGCAGGAGGCTGCCATCGCGGCGCTGAACGGCCCGCAGGAGTGTGTTGAGGCGATGAGGGCCGTCTACAAAGAGAGGCGCGATGCGCTTGTAGATGGTCTGTTGGCGCTCGGATTCGTGGTGGACAAACCTCAAGCGACCTTCTATGTCTGGATCGGTGTTCCGAAGGAACATACCTCCGCTTCCTTCGCCTCGGCGCTACTTTCTGATGTCGGTATTGTCATGACCCCGGGGACAGGATTTGGCCGGAGCGGTGAAGGGTATATCCGAGCGGCCCTGACGGTGGACGTCTCCCGGATTAGGGAGGCGATTGAGCGGATTGCCGCCTCGAATCTCCGGCCAAGATAG
- the dapB gene encoding Dihydrodipicolinate reductase (DHPR) (Evidence 2a : Function of homologous gene experimentally demonstrated in an other organism; PubMedId : 12962488, 7893644, 8990304; Product type e : enzyme), protein MGGRIIAMIREASDFILAGAVEQPNSASIGRDAGEVTGIGTLGIPIVGDLGAVVSEAQVVIDFTAPQAAMIHLAIAAQAKVPVVVGTTGFSVADLDKTREIGSSVPCVLSPNMSIGVNVLFKVLAQVASALGEAYDVEIVETHHRFKKDAPSGTALKMAQVVAEALGRDLDATGIYGRKGLVGERGKEEIAIHALRAGDVVGDHTVIFGGMGERIEMTHRAHSRDNFAHGALRAAHWVIGRPPGLYDMQDVLGLKEALKVDRLKAEGR, encoded by the coding sequence ATGGGCGGACGAATCATCGCCATGATCCGCGAAGCGAGCGACTTTATCCTGGCTGGGGCCGTCGAACAACCGAACAGTGCAAGCATCGGGCGTGATGCCGGTGAGGTGACGGGCATCGGTACGCTGGGCATACCGATTGTCGGTGATCTGGGTGCGGTGGTGAGCGAAGCACAGGTGGTGATCGACTTCACCGCCCCGCAGGCTGCCATGATCCATCTGGCTATCGCCGCCCAGGCGAAGGTGCCTGTTGTTGTCGGAACCACCGGGTTCAGCGTAGCCGATCTGGATAAGACCAGGGAAATCGGCTCGTCTGTTCCGTGCGTGCTCTCCCCCAATATGAGCATCGGGGTCAATGTCTTGTTCAAAGTCCTTGCTCAGGTGGCCTCTGCGCTTGGAGAGGCGTACGACGTCGAGATCGTTGAGACCCATCATCGGTTTAAGAAGGACGCTCCCAGCGGGACTGCATTGAAAATGGCGCAGGTAGTTGCGGAGGCGCTGGGCCGGGACCTGGACGCGACAGGGATCTATGGCCGGAAGGGATTGGTCGGAGAACGCGGCAAAGAGGAGATCGCCATCCATGCGCTGCGTGCCGGCGATGTGGTCGGAGATCATACGGTGATCTTCGGGGGTATGGGGGAGCGGATTGAGATGACGCACCGGGCCCACAGTCGGGATAATTTTGCTCATGGCGCGTTGCGCGCAGCCCATTGGGTCATCGGCCGCCCGCCCGGCCTGTACGATATGCAGGATGTGTTAGGACTGAAAGAGGCACTGAAGGTAGATAGACTGAAGGCTGAAGGTAGGTAG
- the lysA gene encoding diaminopimelate decarboxylase (Evidence 2a : Function of homologous gene experimentally demonstrated in an other organism; PubMedId : 12637582; Product type e : enzyme), whose amino-acid sequence MHHFQYRGDLLMCEELPIERIAAEVGTPFYLYSHATLTHHFQTFDQAFADIPHLVCFAIKANSNGATLKLFADLGSGADVVSGGELYRAMRAGIPPSRIVFAGVGKTREEMGFALKSDILMFNVESPQELRLLNDVAGAMGTKARVALRINPDVDPKTHPYISTGLKKSKFGIDISLAMEEYRVAKELRHIDVVGVHQHIGSQITEIAPFVDSLVKVAGLIAELRQHGFAIQYLDVGGGLGITYKDEDPPVPRVFAEAMIAVIKDLGCTIVLEPGRVIVGNAGVLVTKVLYDKRTPAKHFIVVDAGMNDLVRPSLYGSFHSILPARRQKGREEVMADVVGPVCESGDFLAKDRSMPAPEPGELLVVMSAGAYGYTMSSSYNSRPRLPEILVKGDRWFTIRERESYEDLIHGERALPEL is encoded by the coding sequence ATGCATCATTTCCAGTATCGCGGCGATCTGCTTATGTGCGAAGAACTACCGATCGAGCGGATCGCCGCGGAGGTCGGTACGCCGTTCTATCTGTATAGTCACGCCACGCTCACGCACCATTTCCAAACCTTTGACCAGGCGTTTGCTGATATCCCCCACTTGGTCTGTTTTGCGATCAAAGCCAACTCCAACGGCGCGACCTTGAAGCTCTTTGCCGATCTTGGAAGCGGCGCCGACGTCGTGTCTGGCGGGGAGTTGTATCGTGCCATGAGAGCCGGCATTCCACCCAGCCGGATCGTCTTTGCGGGAGTGGGTAAGACCCGTGAGGAGATGGGCTTCGCCCTGAAGTCTGATATCCTGATGTTTAACGTAGAATCCCCCCAGGAACTCCGCCTGTTGAACGATGTGGCCGGGGCCATGGGGACGAAGGCAAGGGTGGCGCTGCGGATCAACCCAGACGTCGATCCTAAAACACATCCGTATATTTCGACTGGGTTGAAGAAGAGTAAGTTCGGTATCGACATCTCCCTGGCGATGGAGGAGTACCGAGTCGCTAAGGAACTGCGCCATATCGATGTTGTTGGGGTCCATCAGCATATCGGGTCCCAGATTACCGAGATTGCGCCCTTTGTGGACAGCCTGGTCAAGGTTGCGGGCCTGATCGCCGAGCTTCGGCAGCATGGCTTTGCGATTCAGTACCTGGATGTCGGTGGCGGACTTGGAATTACCTATAAAGATGAAGATCCACCTGTGCCACGGGTCTTTGCGGAAGCCATGATTGCAGTCATCAAGGATCTGGGCTGCACCATCGTGCTGGAGCCCGGACGGGTGATTGTTGGCAATGCGGGGGTCCTGGTGACAAAGGTGCTCTACGACAAGCGCACACCCGCCAAGCACTTTATCGTGGTTGATGCCGGGATGAACGACTTGGTCCGTCCGAGTCTGTACGGCTCATTCCACTCTATCCTCCCCGCGCGGCGTCAGAAAGGTCGGGAGGAGGTGATGGCTGATGTGGTGGGCCCTGTCTGCGAGTCGGGAGATTTTCTGGCCAAGGACCGGTCTATGCCGGCCCCTGAGCCGGGAGAGCTGTTGGTGGTGATGAGCGCCGGCGCCTATGGCTATACGATGTCATCCAGCTATAATAGCCGACCGCGGCTGCCGGAGATCCTGGTGAAAGGCGATCGCTGGTTTACAATCCGCGAGCGGGAAAGCTACGAGGATCTGATTCATGGCGAGCGGGCACTACCGGAGCTTTGA
- a CDS encoding conserved protein of unknown function (Evidence 4 : Homologs of previously reported genes of unknown function), whose product MRIVRFVVGKQPRYGIVEDGVVREIQGDIFGKFIVTDRTHSLKRIRFLAPTEPSKIVGVGLNYRDHAEEMKLQTPDEPIIFLKPSSASFPHRGRIIYPKSCGRLDYEAELGIVVKRTARAVPVEKAHRYILGYVCFNDVTARDLQRQDGQWTRAKSFDTFAPFGPWVETDLDLSDAPIRAFLNGVVRQESNINNLIFEVPYLLHFVSTVMTLYPGDVITTGTPSGIGPMRPGDTIEIEVEGIGRLSNTIVAQS is encoded by the coding sequence ATGCGGATTGTGCGGTTTGTCGTCGGCAAGCAACCACGATACGGTATCGTAGAGGACGGTGTTGTCCGGGAGATACAGGGCGACATCTTCGGCAAGTTTATCGTGACGGATCGGACGCATTCGCTGAAGCGGATCAGGTTCCTTGCGCCGACCGAGCCGTCCAAGATCGTGGGGGTAGGCCTGAACTATCGCGATCATGCCGAAGAGATGAAGCTGCAGACCCCGGACGAGCCGATCATCTTCTTAAAGCCGTCGAGCGCGTCGTTTCCCCATCGCGGCCGGATTATCTATCCGAAGTCGTGCGGTCGGCTGGATTATGAGGCGGAGCTGGGAATCGTTGTGAAGAGGACCGCGAGGGCCGTACCGGTCGAGAAGGCGCATCGCTACATCCTGGGGTATGTCTGCTTTAATGATGTGACAGCGAGAGACCTGCAACGTCAAGACGGACAGTGGACTCGAGCAAAATCGTTCGATACCTTCGCGCCGTTCGGCCCTTGGGTTGAGACGGATCTGGACCTCTCCGATGCCCCCATCCGGGCGTTCCTGAACGGTGTGGTCCGGCAGGAGTCCAACATCAATAATCTGATCTTTGAGGTGCCGTACCTGCTGCATTTTGTCTCTACGGTCATGACCCTCTATCCGGGTGATGTCATTACTACCGGCACCCCTTCGGGGATCGGTCCAATGCGGCCCGGCGATACGATTGAGATCGAGGTGGAAGGGATCGGCCGACTGAGTAACACGATTGTTGCTCAAAGCTGA
- the folK gene encoding 7, 8-dihydro-6-hydroxymethylpterin-pyrophosphokinase (HPPK) (Evidence 2a : Function of homologous gene experimentally demonstrated in an other organism; Product type e : enzyme), giving the protein MMSDCAYIGIGSNLGDRIERCQTAIRAISEIAGVAVRRASSLYETAPVPPATGGWFVNGVVLVQAELTPGALLLELQRIERSMGRAAERAQGVDRSIDLDLLLMGSQVVEQPNLILPHPRLHQRRFVLTPLCELDPALRHPVFGVTMQQLLDRVDDSSRVRLLAPAAWCAWSGEDA; this is encoded by the coding sequence ATGATGAGCGATTGCGCGTATATCGGGATCGGATCTAATCTGGGCGACCGAATCGAACGCTGTCAGACAGCTATTAGGGCTATATCGGAGATCGCGGGGGTCGCAGTGAGACGCGCCTCATCGCTCTATGAGACCGCGCCAGTTCCTCCCGCCACCGGCGGCTGGTTTGTTAACGGAGTCGTCTTGGTGCAGGCTGAGCTAACGCCGGGCGCATTGCTCCTCGAACTACAACGGATTGAACGGAGCATGGGTCGCGCGGCAGAGCGAGCGCAAGGCGTGGATCGGAGTATCGATCTCGACCTGCTGCTCATGGGTTCACAGGTTGTGGAGCAACCGAATTTGATCCTCCCCCACCCGCGGCTGCATCAGCGGCGTTTTGTCCTGACACCACTCTGCGAACTTGATCCGGCTCTCCGCCATCCTGTCTTTGGCGTCACCATGCAGCAGTTGCTCGATCGTGTCGACGATTCGTCGCGCGTCCGGCTGTTGGCTCCGGCAGCCTGGTGTGCGTGGTCTGGCGAGGATGCATAG
- a CDS encoding protein of unknown function (Evidence 5 : No homology to any previously reported sequences) — MQHSPRKWLSAGFWHRGGKESKGKWESDAAIGYLFPLRQVGAHQALKKLAMVVHAEVKELVDDDHPLKGAILTEEIFTETDASAGRARSPFLRHGLDLDT, encoded by the coding sequence ATGCAGCACTCTCCTCGTAAGTGGTTGTCTGCCGGATTCTGGCATAGGGGGGGCAAGGAGTCAAAAGGAAAGTGGGAATCTGATGCGGCCATTGGCTACCTTTTCCCACTCAGGCAGGTAGGCGCTCATCAGGCTCTTAAAAAGCTTGCCATGGTTGTGCACGCGGAGGTGAAGGAGCTCGTGGACGATGACCACCCGCTGAAAGGCGCGATCCTCACTGAGGAGATCTTTACTGAGACAGATGCGTCCGCTGGGCGAGCACGAAGCCCATTTCTTCGTCATGGACTGGATCTGGACACGTAG
- the dapA gene encoding dihydrodipicolinate synthase (Evidence 2a : Function of homologous gene experimentally demonstrated in an other organism; PubMedId : 7853400, 8993314; Product type e : enzyme) yields the protein MKRKFQGSMVALVTPFQGGRVDEPMLRGLVEFHINNGTDALIPCGTTGESPTLSHDEHRRVIELTVEVANRRVAVIAGTGSNSTDEAIDLTRFARQAGADGALLVLPYYNKPTQSGLIAHCRAVADAAELPLILYNIPGRTGINMLPETLAVLADHPYIVGMKEATGNLEQMTHDIVLCGDKLSFLSGDDTLTLPLLAVGGRGVISVIANIVPRDVADLTHAFLGGDWKRAREIHLKLFPLCQAMFYETNPIPVKTAMAILGMISGELRLPLCPMSEPNLNRLKTAMRAYGLIP from the coding sequence ATGAAGAGAAAGTTTCAGGGGTCGATGGTGGCGTTGGTGACTCCCTTCCAAGGCGGACGGGTCGACGAGCCGATGCTCCGCGGGTTGGTAGAGTTTCATATCAACAACGGCACCGATGCCCTGATTCCGTGCGGGACGACAGGGGAATCCCCGACCCTCAGCCATGATGAGCACAGACGCGTCATCGAGCTGACGGTTGAGGTGGCGAACAGGCGTGTTGCGGTTATCGCCGGGACCGGGTCGAATAGCACAGATGAAGCGATCGATCTGACCCGCTTTGCCAGGCAGGCCGGGGCCGACGGCGCCCTCCTGGTCCTCCCCTATTACAACAAGCCGACCCAGTCGGGCCTCATCGCGCACTGCCGCGCTGTTGCCGATGCCGCGGAGTTGCCGTTGATTCTCTACAACATCCCGGGAAGGACGGGGATCAACATGCTGCCGGAGACGCTGGCGGTATTGGCGGATCATCCGTATATCGTCGGCATGAAGGAGGCGACCGGCAACCTGGAACAGATGACCCATGACATCGTCCTGTGCGGGGACAAGCTCTCGTTTCTGTCTGGGGATGATACACTCACGCTGCCGCTTCTGGCGGTGGGAGGGCGAGGCGTGATATCGGTGATCGCCAACATCGTGCCGCGCGATGTGGCCGACTTGACTCATGCGTTCCTTGGCGGCGACTGGAAGCGCGCCAGGGAGATACACCTGAAGCTCTTCCCGCTCTGCCAGGCGATGTTTTACGAGACCAACCCGATCCCGGTGAAGACCGCCATGGCGATTTTGGGGATGATCAGCGGCGAGCTTCGCCTGCCGCTCTGCCCGATGAGCGAGCCCAATCTGAACCGACTCAAAACGGCCATGCGGGCCTACGGTCTGATCCCGTGA
- a CDS encoding Deoxynucleoside kinase family protein, with the protein MTGRALKPRYIVVEGPIGVGKTSLAELLAERLQAGKLLEGPDENPFITQFYTDMRRYAFQTQLYFLLNRFRQQQELAQFDLFKQSLVSDYLFVKDKIFAYLTLDDNELALYERLQPLLETRVVKPDLVLYLQAGTDVLIRRIQSRARASERELEQSYLEDVNAAYNHFFFHYSATPLLVVNTNEIDFVRHKEDFEDLVKQIETVRPGTQYYVPLGSRT; encoded by the coding sequence ATGACTGGTCGCGCACTCAAACCTCGTTACATCGTGGTCGAAGGGCCGATCGGTGTCGGCAAGACGAGCCTCGCCGAATTGCTGGCGGAACGGCTTCAAGCCGGTAAGTTGTTGGAGGGTCCCGACGAGAATCCATTTATTACGCAATTCTACACCGACATGCGTCGGTATGCCTTTCAGACCCAGCTCTATTTCCTGTTGAACCGATTCCGCCAACAGCAGGAACTGGCCCAGTTCGATCTTTTTAAGCAGTCGCTGGTGAGCGACTATCTATTCGTCAAAGACAAGATCTTTGCGTACCTGACGCTCGACGACAACGAGCTGGCCCTTTACGAGCGGTTGCAGCCGCTTCTGGAGACGCGCGTCGTCAAACCCGACCTCGTCCTGTATCTGCAGGCCGGCACCGATGTCCTGATTCGACGGATTCAGTCACGGGCGCGGGCGTCCGAGCGTGAGCTGGAGCAGTCCTACCTGGAGGACGTCAACGCCGCCTACAACCATTTTTTCTTTCACTATTCAGCGACGCCGCTGCTAGTTGTCAATACCAACGAGATCGACTTTGTCAGGCACAAGGAGGATTTTGAAGATCTGGTTAAACAGATCGAGACGGTTCGGCCAGGCACCCAATACTATGTGCCGCTCGGATCCCGCACGTAA
- the panC gene encoding pantothenate synthetase (Pantoate--beta-alanine ligase) (Evidence 2a : Function of homologous gene experimentally demonstrated in an other organism; PubMedId : 11377204; Product type e : enzyme), which produces MQVIDEPSAIQRCCESLRREGKTIGLVPTMGAFHEGHVSLMRSACKNNDIVVVSIFVNPIQFGRGEDFDSYPRDLPGDLAQAERAGVDLAFTPSAEAIYPKGFQTYVDVTELTEGLCGASRPGHFHGVTTLVAKLFNLIRPHRAYFGQKDYQQSVVVRRLVADLHFGLDVVVLPTAREADGLAMSSRNVRLTTPQRRAAAVLYASLSRAEERVKIGERSAKTIVDAVRAMIEGEPLARIDYVTLCHPDTLQPLDRVDGPVLLALAVRFGETRLIDNCIITPA; this is translated from the coding sequence GTGCAAGTCATTGATGAACCGTCCGCAATCCAACGCTGCTGTGAGTCGCTTCGGCGCGAAGGGAAGACCATCGGACTTGTGCCGACAATGGGTGCCTTTCACGAGGGACACGTCTCGCTTATGCGGAGCGCGTGCAAGAACAACGATATCGTCGTGGTGAGTATCTTTGTGAATCCGATTCAATTCGGACGGGGAGAGGATTTCGACAGCTACCCACGGGATCTGCCAGGGGATCTGGCCCAGGCGGAGAGGGCAGGGGTCGATCTGGCGTTTACGCCGTCCGCAGAGGCGATCTACCCGAAGGGCTTTCAGACATACGTTGACGTCACCGAGCTCACCGAAGGGTTGTGCGGCGCATCGCGTCCGGGCCACTTTCACGGTGTCACCACACTGGTCGCGAAACTGTTCAATCTTATCAGGCCGCACCGGGCCTACTTCGGACAGAAGGACTATCAGCAATCGGTGGTAGTTCGGCGCTTGGTAGCGGATCTTCACTTTGGCCTTGATGTCGTGGTGCTGCCAACCGCGCGTGAGGCCGACGGCCTCGCGATGAGCTCTCGAAACGTTCGGTTGACGACGCCGCAGCGACGGGCGGCCGCTGTCCTCTATGCGTCGCTCAGCCGTGCGGAAGAGCGGGTGAAGATCGGGGAGCGCAGCGCCAAGACCATCGTTGATGCGGTACGAGCAATGATCGAAGGTGAACCGTTGGCGCGGATCGATTATGTGACTCTCTGTCACCCGGACACGCTGCAGCCGCTCGATCGCGTTGATGGCCCCGTATTGTTGGCCCTCGCCGTGCGATTCGGCGAGACGCGCCTCATTGATAACTGTATCATCACACCTGCCTGA